One window from the genome of Equus quagga isolate Etosha38 chromosome 6, UCLA_HA_Equagga_1.0, whole genome shotgun sequence encodes:
- the SHISA2 gene encoding protein shisa-2 homolog produces the protein MWGGRRSPAASPRNAASLLQLLLAALLAAGARASGEYCHGWLDAQGVWRIGFQCPERFDGGDATICCGSCALRYCCSSAEARLDQGGCDNDRQQGAGEPGRADKDSPDGSAVPIYVPFLIVGSVFVAFIILGSLVAACCCRCLRPKQEPQQSRAPGGNRLMETIPMIPSASTSRGSSSRQSSTAASSSSSANSGARAPPTRSQTNCCLPEGTMNNVYVNMPTNFSVLNCQQATQIVPHQGQYLHPPYVGYTVQHDSVPMTPVPPFMDGLQTGYRQIQAPFPHTNSEQKMYPAVTV, from the exons ATGTGGGGCGGACGCCGCTCGCCCGCCGCCTCCCCTCGGAACGCCGCTTccctcctgcagctgctgctggccGCGCTGCTGGCGGCGGGGGCGCGGGCCAGCGGCGAGTACTGCCACGGCTGGCTGGACGCGCAGGGCGTCTGGCGCATCGGCTTCCAGTGCCCCGAGCGCTTCGACGGCGGCGACGCCACCATCTGCTGCGGCAGCTGCGCGTTGCGCTACTGCTGCTCCAGCGCCGAGGCGCGCCTAGACCAGGGCGGCTGCGACAACGACCGCCAGCAGGGCGCCGGCGAGCCTGGCCGAGCGGACAAAGACAGCCCCGACGGCTCGGCAG TCCCCATCTACGTGCCGTTCCTCATCGTTGGGTCCGTGTTTGTCGCCTTCATCATCTTGGGATCCCTCGTGGCGGCCTGTTGCTGCAGATGTCTCCGGCCTAAGCAGGAGCCCCAGCAGAGCCGGGCGCCGGGAGGGAACCGCCTGATGGAGACCATCCCCATGATCCCCAGCGCCAGCACCTCCCGAGGGTCGTCCTCCCGTCAGTCCAGCACAGCggccagctccagctccagtGCCAACTCTGGGGCCCGGGCGCCCCCAACAAGGTCACAGACCAACTGTTGCTTGCCCGAGGGCACTATGAACAACGTATATGTCAACATGCCCACGAATTTCTCTGTGCTGAACTGTCAGCAGGCCACCCAAATTGTGCCCCATCAAGGGCAGTACCTGCATCCCCCATATGTGGGGTACACAGTGCAGCATGACTCGGTGCCCATGACGCCTGTGCCGCCTTTCATGGACGGCCTGCAGACGGGCTACAGGCAAATCCAGGCCCCCTTCCCCCACACTAACAGTGAACAGAAGATGTACCCGGCTGTGACCGTGTAA